The following proteins are encoded in a genomic region of Coregonus clupeaformis isolate EN_2021a chromosome 14, ASM2061545v1, whole genome shotgun sequence:
- the LOC121581678 gene encoding neuromedin-U receptor 1-like yields MAQYNCSSLGLPATTPDQLGWNVSWALGNVSADDMDNMCLNRNQYLEKFLGFRRSPVFLPVCITFLIIFAVGVSGNVLTCAVIMRYKVMRTPTNYYLFSLAVSDLLVLLLGMPLELYEMWSNYPFLFGASGCYFKTFLFETVCFASILNVTALSVERYIAVLHPLKVKHVATHTHAKRVILMLWVMSMVCAMPNTSLHGVAVLGPRFGRQFPESAVCMVVKPMWMYNLIIQVTTLVFFLIPMLTITTLHLRIGLQLSMERGMQGVGTGQGFGPDSHCSVLRHQQRARHQQVTKMLWVLVIVFGICWAPFHIDRLMWSFINNWTDHHHLVFQYVHIVSGVFFYLSSVVNPILYNLMSTRFREMFQQITCRSGLCGGDVRLLTVRSTQLTLRSIVYEKPQHNGTPERITPDIEEQNMYVTPHCQHVYGNTSPD; encoded by the exons ATGGCTCAGTATAACTGTTCCTCTCTGGGTCTGCCTGCCACCACTCCTGACCAGCTGGGTTGGAATGTGTCCTGGGCCCTAGGCAACGTCAGTGCTGATGACATGGACAATATGTGCCTGAATCGGAATCAGTACCTGGAGAAGTTTCTAGGCTTCCGGAGGTCGCCCGTTTTCCTGCCGGTTTGCATTACCTTCCTCATCATCTTCGCTGTGGGAGTGTCAGGGAACGTGCTCACCTGCGCAGTCATCATGCGCTACAAGGTGATGCGGACGCCAACCAATTACTACCTGTTCAGTCTGGCCGTGTCCGATTTATTAGTCCTACTGCTGGGTATGCCGTTGGAACTCTACGAGATGTGGAGCAACTACCCGTTCCTGTTCGGCGCCAGCGGCTGTTACTTCAAAACGTTCCTGTTTGAGACGGTCTGCTTTGCCTCCATTCTCAATGTAACGGCACTGAGCGTGGAGCGCTACATCGCGGTGTTACACCCGCTGAAGGTCAAGCACGTGGCCACGCACACCCATGCCAAGCGTGTCATCCTGATGCTGTGGGTCATGTCCATGGTATGCGCCATGCCAAACACCAGCCTCCACGGGGTGGCCGTGTTGGGGCCCCGATTTGGGCGCCAATTCCCAGAGTCGGCCGTCTGCATGGTGGTCAAGCCCATGTGGATGTACAACCTGATTATTCAGGTGACCACGCTGGTCTTCTTCCTGATCCCTATGCTCACCATCACCACGCTGCACCTGCGCATCGGCCTGCAGCTAAGCATGGAGAGGGGCATGCAGGGAGTGGGGACCGGGCAGGGTTTTGGTCCTGACAGCCACTGCAGTGTTCTTAGGCACCAGCAGAGGGCGCGCCACCAACAGGTCACCAAGATGCTGT GGGTACTGGTGATCGTTTTTGGCATCTGCTGGGCTCCCTTCCACATTGACCGTCTCATGTGGAGCTTCATAAACAACTGGACCGACCACCACCACCTGGTTTTCCAGTACGTCCACATCGTCTCCGGGGTCTTCTTCTACCTCAGCTCGGTGGTCAACCCCATCCTCTACAACCTCATGTCTACCCGCTTCCGGGAGATGTTCCAGCAGATCACGTGTCGCTCCGGCCTCTGTGGCGGCGACGTGCGCTTGCTGACCGTCCGTAGCACCCAACTGACCCTACGTAGTATCGTCTATGAGAAGCCGCAACATAATGGGACCCCAGAGAGAATCACCCCAGACATAGAGGAGCAGAACATGTACGTAACCCCCCACTGCCAGCATGTATATGGGAATACAAGCCCTGATTAG